One window of Paenibacillus sp. FSL K6-3182 genomic DNA carries:
- a CDS encoding histidine kinase has protein sequence MKYMLTKMKKLYRNSRISQKLFLAFSLVIAIPAILVSFLFIRIQEAQLYKDAMATGSSHVARLNEQLRSKMDMFENASSTALTQKAFVDFIHSNMRGDGLRLVKFKQNQFEQMHNIIESHEMISELSFYVDNPNLFEIWPEIYHYDKFWPQDYWETLRDEGGAAYRLFAFKDGEHTLAYYRLVRLQGQQNKFPTIMEIRAEHSVFFNDLLEESGGDFFSVVMDGTNPSKNIYNPQHIFSQTAGEGLNSILGSIHRQLDVLQQDSPMKVQVGDQTYYALYRYIAPLNAYVVDIASHQALMKGPRSWYAFVVVIALCVLLLIMLLVSHTTRRIFRRLDSVLSSMRQVRKGQLDAKINIGLDEHETGDEIDEVAISYNKMLDEISRLMTQVVDKQLIAKNAQLHSLHSQINSHFLYNALESIRMLAEVQQQPAIADALVSLGSQLRYSMQWRSDTVALSEELANIESYIKFINFMEGGSIVLTADLPQEVLHYAIPKMCMQPIVENAVHHAAPLGGSVHIQMTVQVENDSLLRIEIRDDGAGVDPKMLASLQAVLSGDSDTPIVTSKNGLGLENVHKRLQLHYGKGCGLSIDSVQGAYTCVTLRLPWENVNLGGW, from the coding sequence ATGAAGTATATGCTGACCAAAATGAAAAAGCTTTACCGCAATTCCCGCATATCCCAAAAGCTGTTTCTGGCCTTTAGCCTAGTCATTGCAATCCCTGCCATTTTGGTGTCCTTTTTATTTATCCGTATACAGGAAGCCCAGTTATACAAAGATGCTATGGCCACCGGCAGCAGCCATGTCGCACGGCTGAACGAACAGCTGCGCAGCAAAATGGACATGTTTGAAAACGCTTCCTCGACAGCGCTGACTCAAAAGGCATTCGTGGATTTTATCCACTCCAATATGCGCGGGGATGGCCTCCGCCTCGTGAAATTTAAACAAAATCAATTTGAGCAGATGCATAATATCATTGAAAGCCATGAGATGATCAGTGAGCTCAGCTTTTATGTCGATAACCCTAACCTGTTCGAAATTTGGCCCGAAATCTATCATTATGACAAGTTTTGGCCGCAGGATTATTGGGAGACCCTTCGAGATGAAGGCGGCGCAGCATACCGCCTGTTTGCTTTTAAGGATGGCGAGCACACGCTAGCCTATTATCGGTTGGTACGGCTTCAGGGTCAACAGAACAAGTTTCCTACCATTATGGAAATTCGTGCCGAGCACAGCGTATTTTTCAACGACCTGCTGGAGGAGAGCGGAGGGGATTTCTTCTCGGTTGTCATGGACGGAACAAATCCTTCAAAAAATATATACAATCCGCAGCATATATTTTCTCAAACCGCTGGGGAGGGGCTAAACAGTATCCTTGGCAGCATTCACCGGCAGCTGGACGTACTTCAACAGGATAGCCCCATGAAGGTCCAAGTAGGAGATCAAACCTACTACGCGCTTTATCGTTATATTGCTCCACTGAACGCTTATGTTGTGGATATTGCTTCCCATCAAGCACTGATGAAGGGTCCGCGCAGCTGGTATGCCTTTGTGGTAGTAATTGCTTTATGTGTATTGCTCCTGATCATGCTGCTCGTATCGCATACGACCCGGCGTATTTTCCGCCGATTGGACAGCGTATTATCTTCTATGCGTCAGGTGCGGAAAGGCCAATTGGATGCGAAGATTAATATCGGCCTAGATGAACACGAGACCGGTGATGAAATCGATGAGGTAGCCATCAGCTACAACAAAATGCTGGACGAAATTAGTCGTCTGATGACGCAGGTGGTGGATAAGCAGCTCATTGCCAAAAACGCACAGCTGCACTCGCTCCATTCTCAGATCAATTCACACTTCTTGTATAACGCGCTGGAATCCATTCGGATGCTGGCGGAGGTTCAGCAGCAGCCTGCAATCGCCGATGCGCTCGTATCGTTAGGCTCACAGCTGCGCTACAGCATGCAGTGGCGAAGCGATACCGTCGCCCTCAGTGAGGAGCTCGCCAACATCGAAAGCTATATCAAATTCATTAACTTTATGGAGGGTGGCAGCATCGTATTGACGGCGGATCTCCCGCAGGAGGTGCTTCACTATGCTATTCCTAAAATGTGCATGCAGCCCATCGTTGAAAATGCGGTTCATCATGCGGCACCTTTAGGCGGCAGTGTACACATACAAATGACCGTACAAGTGGAGAATGACAGCCTATTACGAATTGAGATACGTGATGACGGTGCGGGTGTTGATCCGAAGATGCTGGCTAGTCTGCAAGCTGTGCTGAGCGGCGATTCAGATACGCCAATTGTGACCAGCAAAAACGGCCTCGGCCTCGAAAACGTGCATAAGCGCCTGCAGCTTCATTATGGCAAGGGCTGCGGTCTTTCAATTGACAGTGTACAGGGTGCTTATACCTGTGTAACCTTACGTTTGCCTTGGGAAAATGTGAATCTTGGAGGATGGTAG
- a CDS encoding response regulator — MINILIVDDQKHIRDGLQAMLRQFPLQLDAIYCAANGIEALHLLRQHNIHLVITDIMMPDMDGLALMEQTKEEHLNVDYLIISGYSDFAYAQKAIGLGAKGYLLKPVKREDLLTAVEHIGQEIKARQALSRNMEHMSRRAEETDRKELCMFMQGAVNDEAWIRQIQQQNPKLWHNYRLCLLREELWINQPGADSAHSIESIAYRVYGSQGYICLQHRPYLVLAVDAATDTNALPAALKASQIDATAAMTGPQQGLKGLPGSYTQVLELYRHSYLFPDKRCILPAHMERLESQWEIPYEELYALFQLIGTKNSGKIAQGISTLFHKNVLQRYHIRYTQQLCSATVQMLEEYERVIRPYMGEEALDIECLRNLFDYPGIRDYIQALQQQLLRLNQFYYDYKCSYRKTQDLNEAIRFIHECYHKPLDLAMVSNHVSLNYAYFSNLFKKNIGKGFAEYLRDVRLDKARRLLAETDHKIIEVATMVGYESYKSFTRAFRDVMNMQPTEYRQLMRRKLEREGKYQGKAL; from the coding sequence ATGATCAATATTCTAATTGTAGATGATCAAAAGCATATACGCGATGGCCTGCAGGCCATGCTGCGCCAATTTCCATTGCAGCTTGATGCTATTTATTGTGCCGCTAATGGAATTGAGGCGCTGCACTTATTGCGTCAGCATAACATTCATCTGGTGATTACCGATATTATGATGCCGGATATGGACGGACTGGCGCTAATGGAGCAAACCAAAGAAGAACACCTCAACGTGGATTACCTCATAATTAGCGGCTATAGTGATTTTGCTTATGCCCAGAAAGCCATTGGGCTTGGGGCAAAAGGCTACCTGCTCAAGCCGGTAAAACGGGAGGATCTGCTTACCGCAGTAGAGCATATTGGTCAGGAAATAAAGGCGCGGCAAGCCCTTTCCCGCAATATGGAGCATATGTCCCGCCGCGCTGAGGAGACAGACCGTAAAGAGCTTTGCATGTTTATGCAAGGCGCAGTGAACGATGAAGCATGGATTCGGCAGATTCAGCAGCAAAACCCAAAACTTTGGCATAATTACCGTCTGTGCTTGCTGCGGGAAGAACTATGGATCAACCAACCGGGGGCAGACAGTGCCCATAGCATCGAATCTATTGCTTACCGTGTTTATGGCAGCCAGGGATATATATGTCTGCAGCACCGCCCATACCTGGTTCTTGCGGTCGATGCGGCCACAGATACGAATGCTTTGCCTGCTGCACTTAAGGCAAGTCAGATTGATGCCACAGCGGCTATGACTGGACCCCAGCAAGGCTTAAAAGGGCTTCCCGGCAGCTATACACAGGTGCTTGAACTATATCGCCATAGCTACTTGTTCCCTGATAAGAGGTGCATCCTACCCGCGCATATGGAGAGGCTGGAGTCGCAATGGGAAATTCCCTATGAAGAGCTATATGCCCTGTTTCAGCTTATTGGCACCAAAAACAGCGGGAAGATTGCCCAAGGCATTTCTACGCTATTCCACAAAAATGTGCTGCAGCGTTACCATATACGGTACACACAGCAGTTATGCAGCGCAACGGTGCAGATGCTGGAGGAATATGAGCGGGTGATCCGTCCCTACATGGGGGAAGAGGCGCTTGATATTGAATGCTTGCGGAATCTATTCGACTATCCGGGTATTCGAGATTATATTCAGGCGCTGCAGCAGCAGCTGCTTCGGCTGAATCAGTTTTATTATGATTACAAGTGCAGCTATCGCAAAACGCAGGACTTAAATGAAGCCATTCGTTTTATACACGAATGTTATCATAAGCCGCTGGACCTCGCGATGGTTTCCAACCATGTGTCGCTTAATTACGCCTATTTTTCCAACCTGTTTAAAAAGAATATTGGCAAAGGCTTTGCAGAATACCTGCGCGATGTGCGCCTAGATAAGGCCCGCCGCTTACTAGCCGAAACCGATCATAAAATTATCGAGGTAGCCACCATGGTTGGCTATGAAAGCTACAAAAGCTTTACAAGGGCATTTCGCGATGTTATGAATATGCAGCCCACGGAATACCGGCAGCTGATGCGGCGGAAGCTTGAACGAGAAGGAAAATATCAGGGCAAAGCACTATAA
- a CDS encoding family 16 glycosylhydrolase, translating to MKVLHHSQKRFKQKVLSLFLAVAMMASVGLLPFSKIQTVDAAGTTVTSMAYFSAADGPVISKSGVGQASYGFVMPIFNGGSATWNDVSDDVGVNVKVGGNWVNIDSAAGYVYNQNWGHWSDSGTYGYWFTLSATTEIQLYSKANGTTLNYTLVFQNINKTTITAMTPTQGPQITAGFTGGAGFTYPTFNNNPAIIYEAVADDLKVFVKPVNSSTWIDINNNAASGWIYDSNFGQFTEGGGGFWFTVTESINVKLESKTSSANVIYTITFNQPVRNSYVITPYDGTTFTADSKGVIGIPLPKIDGGAPIGTELGKFVYQININGQWVDMANSSQSGFSYSGNGYNNMSDANQWGYWADYIYGLWFQPVQVNMQIRIGYPLNGQAGGSVGSNFVNYTFIGNPDAPRPDVSDHDDVAIGTPSDPAIAGMNLIWQDEFSGTVLDTNKWNYETGYYIGNDPNSWGWGNAELEHYTNSTQNVFVQDGKLNIRALNDPKSFPQDPSRYALYSSGKINTKDHLSFQYGRVDIRAKLPTGNGVWPALWMLPKDSAYGAWAASGEIDIMEAKGRLPGTTSGAVHFGGQWPVNRYIAGEYHFSEGQTFANDYHVYTMIWEEDNIKWYVDGEFFFKVSRDQWYSVAAPNNPNAPFDQPFYIIMNLAIGGHFDGGLAPSPSDIPATMLVDYVRVYKENGGQNPTNVPVTGVTLNQSTAQLQVGQSVQLNATVAPSNATNKQVTWSVSGASIASVNQNGVVTGLAPGTTTVTATTADGNKTASSTITVVPAPSTVIVIGDAVRGLKKAGNNLTFYVNGATFADLHYKINNGAQQNVAMTSSGNGNYTYPVNNLQSGDTVEYFFTYNPGQGALDTPWLTYIHGVTQGTPE from the coding sequence ATGAAGGTACTTCACCATTCACAGAAACGGTTTAAGCAGAAGGTACTGAGCTTGTTCTTGGCGGTAGCGATGATGGCGAGCGTCGGGCTATTGCCATTTTCGAAAATTCAAACCGTCGATGCAGCAGGCACCACCGTTACCTCTATGGCTTACTTTTCAGCAGCAGATGGGCCAGTCATTTCAAAATCAGGGGTTGGGCAAGCAAGCTACGGTTTCGTCATGCCTATATTTAACGGCGGCTCCGCCACATGGAACGATGTTTCAGATGACGTAGGCGTAAATGTGAAAGTAGGGGGCAACTGGGTCAATATTGACAGTGCCGCTGGCTATGTCTATAACCAAAACTGGGGGCACTGGAGCGATAGCGGCACTTACGGCTATTGGTTCACTCTCTCCGCAACAACAGAAATTCAACTGTATTCTAAAGCTAATGGAACGACCCTTAACTACACGCTTGTATTTCAAAATATAAACAAAACAACGATTACGGCTATGACCCCTACCCAAGGGCCACAAATTACTGCAGGCTTTACAGGAGGTGCAGGCTTTACTTATCCTACCTTCAACAATAATCCAGCCATTATTTATGAAGCCGTAGCGGATGATTTGAAGGTGTTTGTAAAACCTGTAAACAGCAGCACTTGGATTGATATTAACAATAATGCTGCCAGCGGCTGGATCTATGATAGCAACTTCGGCCAATTCACCGAAGGAGGCGGCGGCTTCTGGTTTACGGTAACCGAGTCTATCAACGTAAAACTTGAATCAAAAACCTCTTCGGCTAACGTCATTTATACGATAACCTTTAATCAACCCGTAAGAAATTCATATGTTATTACTCCCTACGATGGAACAACCTTTACAGCAGATTCGAAAGGCGTCATAGGCATACCGCTGCCAAAAATTGATGGTGGCGCGCCAATAGGCACTGAGCTTGGAAAATTCGTCTACCAAATTAATATCAACGGGCAATGGGTGGATATGGCGAACTCCAGCCAGAGCGGATTCTCATATTCCGGCAATGGTTACAATAACATGTCCGATGCCAATCAGTGGGGATATTGGGCTGACTATATCTATGGCCTTTGGTTCCAGCCCGTCCAGGTGAATATGCAAATTCGAATCGGCTACCCATTGAATGGGCAGGCAGGCGGAAGTGTTGGCAGCAACTTCGTTAACTATACCTTTATCGGGAATCCGGATGCTCCCCGTCCAGATGTATCCGATCATGACGATGTGGCAATCGGAACGCCAAGCGACCCAGCCATTGCGGGCATGAATCTCATCTGGCAGGATGAATTTAGCGGTACAGTGCTCGATACGAACAAATGGAACTATGAAACCGGCTATTATATCGGTAACGATCCCAACAGCTGGGGCTGGGGCAATGCAGAGCTGGAGCACTATACCAATAGTACACAAAATGTATTTGTACAGGACGGAAAGCTGAATATCCGGGCGTTGAACGATCCAAAATCGTTCCCGCAGGATCCAAGCCGATATGCTCTATATTCTTCAGGCAAAATAAATACCAAAGATCATCTGTCCTTCCAGTACGGTAGAGTGGATATTCGCGCGAAGCTGCCTACAGGCAATGGTGTCTGGCCTGCGCTCTGGATGCTTCCAAAAGATTCAGCATACGGTGCATGGGCCGCATCTGGTGAGATTGATATTATGGAAGCTAAAGGACGTTTGCCTGGCACAACTAGCGGCGCTGTACACTTTGGCGGACAATGGCCAGTGAATCGATATATTGCTGGGGAATATCATTTCTCGGAAGGGCAAACCTTTGCCAATGATTATCATGTGTATACGATGATCTGGGAAGAGGATAACATTAAATGGTACGTGGATGGGGAATTCTTCTTCAAAGTCTCCAGAGATCAATGGTACTCCGTAGCTGCACCGAACAATCCGAACGCTCCATTCGACCAGCCTTTCTACATCATTATGAATCTCGCGATCGGCGGGCATTTTGATGGCGGTTTAGCTCCAAGCCCATCTGATATTCCTGCGACGATGCTGGTGGATTATGTACGGGTTTATAAAGAAAACGGTGGCCAAAATCCTACGAACGTGCCTGTTACCGGTGTAACTTTAAACCAGAGCACTGCACAGCTGCAAGTAGGACAGAGTGTACAGTTAAACGCCACTGTTGCACCCTCTAATGCAACAAACAAACAGGTAACTTGGAGCGTTTCGGGCGCCAGCATCGCTTCCGTAAATCAGAACGGTGTGGTGACAGGGCTCGCTCCAGGAACAACAACGGTTACGGCAACAACGGCTGACGGCAACAAAACAGCCAGCTCTACCATCACGGTTGTACCCGCGCCATCAACCGTTATTGTCATTGGCGATGCGGTGCGTGGCCTGAAAAAAGCGGGCAATAACTTGACGTTTTATGTAAATGGCGCAACCTTTGCCGATTTGCACTATAAGATAAATAACGGTGCACAGCAAAACGTAGCCATGACCTCGTCAGGAAACGGCAACTATACTTACCCTGTAAACAACCTGCAATCTGGGGATACCGTCGAATACTTCTTTACCTATAATCCGGGGCAAGGCGCGCTGGATACTCCTTGGCTCACCTATATTCATGGGGTAACGCAAGGAACACCGGAGTAA
- a CDS encoding alpha/beta-type small acid-soluble spore protein gives MARRRRKYAVPGVEQGMQAFKADVMKREGYAVNPNQPDDVKYEVAKELGVPLHPGNNGHLTTESVGHVGGKIGGSMVREMIRLAQEQIANREQS, from the coding sequence ATGGCAAGAAGAAGGAGAAAATATGCGGTGCCTGGGGTTGAACAGGGGATGCAAGCTTTCAAAGCAGATGTAATGAAACGCGAAGGCTATGCCGTGAATCCGAATCAACCGGACGACGTAAAATACGAAGTGGCGAAGGAGCTTGGAGTGCCTTTGCATCCAGGAAACAATGGTCATTTGACTACGGAATCAGTGGGCCATGTCGGTGGCAAAATTGGCGGTTCCATGGTTCGGGAAATGATCCGTCTCGCCCAAGAGCAGATTGCGAACAGGGAGCAGTCCTGA
- a CDS encoding SRPBCC family protein, which produces MTKVKNELMTTREYNVPQELVFRAWTTPDLIAQWWGPQGFTNTNQVCDIRPGGTWRFIMHGPDGVDYPNHNVFVEIVSSERIVLDHVSGHEFRITATFESIQGSTRVTFRQRFKDKEEFEKSKPICIEANEQLLDKLGKLLAELVY; this is translated from the coding sequence TAAAAATGAACTTATGACTACTCGCGAATACAATGTCCCGCAGGAGCTCGTGTTTCGAGCTTGGACAACCCCCGATTTGATAGCTCAGTGGTGGGGACCGCAAGGCTTCACGAATACGAATCAGGTGTGTGATATCAGGCCGGGAGGCACATGGCGGTTCATTATGCATGGACCGGATGGAGTAGATTATCCTAACCATAACGTCTTTGTTGAAATCGTATCGTCAGAGCGAATTGTGCTCGATCATGTGTCCGGTCACGAATTTCGGATAACCGCTACCTTCGAGAGCATTCAAGGCAGCACCAGAGTCACCTTCCGTCAACGTTTCAAGGATAAAGAAGAGTTTGAAAAATCTAAGCCGATCTGCATAGAAGCTAATGAGCAGTTGCTTGATAAACTTGGGAAGCTGCTGGCGGAATTGGTCTATTAA